In the Salvelinus namaycush isolate Seneca unplaced genomic scaffold, SaNama_1.0 Scaffold117, whole genome shotgun sequence genome, one interval contains:
- the LOC120035962 gene encoding zinc finger protein 239-like gives MSGEKEALLEEIEQSLHPLTEDHLRYLCERCGIDGSQVKGKNHRSLRRKIMEEMWENADSVKSEEQGMSWLLRLKDDIRKIQEESSVAPMSPSQSDDDDDDDDATDCDEEWNVEDNDEEGDSDSMSSCRNNGDNPNGRSLSGRVLSSGKTPGLKVIQRPYSCDVCDKSFPHLGDLKRHQRIHTGEKPYGCDQCGKSFRQPGQLTKHKVIHTGEKSYHCDQCGKSFARADSRTEHKRTHTGRKSYVCDQCGKSFTTLGALTIHQRIHTGEKPYVCAVCEKSFRQSGQLTIHKRTHTGEKPYNCDQCEKSFAEAGSLTEHKRTHTGEKPYVCDQCGKSFTTLGTLTIHQRIHTGEKPYVCTVCGKGFRQTVQLTRHKRTHTGEKSYRSFDQ, from the exons ATGAGTGGAGAGAAGGAAGCATTGCTGGAAGAAATTGAACAGAGTTTACACCCTCTAACGGAGGATCATTTACGATACCTGTGTGAACGCTGTGGAATAGATGGCTCCCAAGTTAAAGGAAAGAACCATCGCTCATTGCGACGTAAAATCATGGAGGAAATGTGGGAAAATGCAGATTCTGTGAAATCGGAGGAGCAGGGAATGTCTTGGTTACTCCGACTGAAAGATGACATCAGAAAGATACAGGAAGAATCTAGTGTGGCACCCATGAGTCCCAGCCagtctgatgatgatgatgatgatgatgatgctacAGACTGCGATGAAGAATGGAACGTGGAGGACAATGATGAAGAGGGAGATTCAGATTCGATGTCATCATGTAGGAACAATG GGGACAACCCTAACGGTCGCTCGCTCAGTGGGAGGGTCTTATCATCTGGGAAGACTCCAGGGTTGAAAGTGATCCAGCgaccttatagctgtgatgtATGTGATAAAAGTTTCCCACATTTAGGAGACCTAAAGagacaccagagaatacacacaggagagaaaccatatggctgtgatcaatgtgggaagagttttcgtcAGCCAGGGCAACTGACTAAACACAAGgtaatacacactggagagaaatcttatcactgtgatcaatgtgggaagagttttgctcgaGCTGATTCCAGGACTGAACACaagcgaacacacacaggaaggaAATCTTAtgtctgtgatcaatgtgggaagagtttcactacCTTAGGAGcactgactatacaccagagaattcacacaggagagaaaccttatgtcTGTGCTGTATGTGAGAAGAGTTTCCGTCAGTCCGGACAACTGACTATACACaagcgaacacacacaggagagaaaccatataattgtgatcaatgtgagaagagttttgcTGAAGCTGGTTCCCTGACTGAACACaaaagaacacatacaggagagaaaccatatgtctgtgatcaatgtgggaagagtttcactacCTTAGGAAcactgactatacaccagagaattcacacaggagagaaaccatatgtctgtactgtatgtggaaAGGGTTTCCGTCAAACGGTACAACTGACAAggcacaagagaacacacacgggagagaaatcttatagaaGCTTTGATCAATGA
- the LOC120035975 gene encoding zinc finger protein 883-like: MEEMWENADSVKSEEQGMSWLLRLKDDIRKIQEESSVAPMSPSQSDDDETGDNPNGRSLSGRVLSSVKSPGLKGIQRPYSCDSFTRSTDLTKHRRIHTSEKPYSCDQCGKNFTRSGNLASHQKTHTVREKNEAGGGRSRAGGEGTHTGKIQEESTVVPVRPSQSDDDAGDNPNGRSLSGRVLSSGKAPGLKVIQRPYSCDVCEKSFPHLGDLKRHQRIHTGEKPYGCDQCGKSFCTSGQWIIHKRTHTGEKPYRCNQCGKSFARTDYLTEHKLTHTGEKPHSCDKCGKGFTRPNCLAAHKLTHTGEKPYLCSDCGKSFYTPAKLKEHERSHTEENPYGCGLCGKIFACSGSLTKHQRVHTGEKFYRCGLCGKSFACSDSLTKHKRVHTGEKPYSCDQCGESFARLGALTIHKRLHTGEKPYSCAQCGKSCKDATALNEHMRTHTGEKPFPCYVCGMSFSRRSTLKVHMRRHTGEKPYSCDQCGKRYAHPGDLKIHIRVHTGEKPYSCDQCGKSFTQSTNLTKHRRVHSVEKP; this comes from the exons ATGGAGGAAATGTGGGAAAATGCAGATTCGGTCAAATCGGAGGAGCAGGGAATGTCTTGGTTACTCCGACTGAAAGATGACATCAGAAAGATACAGGAAGAATCTAGTGTGGCACCCATGAGTCCCAGCCAGTCGGATGATGACGAAACGG GGGACAACCCTAACGGTCGCTCGCTCAGTGGGAGGGTCTTATCATCGGTGAAGTCTCCAGGGTTGAAAGGGATCCAGCGACCTTACAGCTGTGAT agcttcactCGGTCAACGGACCTGACCAAACACAGACGCATTCACACCAGCGAGAAACCATACAGCTGTGACCAGTGTGGGAAGAACTTCACTCGGTCAGGAAACCTGGCGAGTCATCAGAAAACCCACACAGTCAGAGAGAAAAACGAGGCCGGCGGCGGGAGAAGTCGGGCAGGTGGAGAGGGAACCCACACAGGAAAGATACAGGAAGAATCTACTGTGGTACCCGTGAGGCCCAGCCAGTCTGATGATGATGCAG GGGACAACCCTAACGGTCGCTCACTCAGTGGGAGGGTCTTATCATCTGGGAAGGCTCCAGGGTTGAAAGTGATCCAGCgaccttatagctgtgatgtATGTGAGAAAAGTTTCCCACATTTAGGAGACCTAAAGagacaccagagaatacacacaggagagaaaccatatggctgtgatcaatgtgggaagagtttctgtACATCAGGACAATGGATTATACACaagcgaacacacacaggagagaaaccttatcgctgtaatcaatgtgggaagagttttgctcgaACTGATTACCTGACCGAACACAAGctaacacacactggagagaagcctcatAGCTGTGATAAATGTGGAAAGGGCTTCACTCGGCCTAACTGCTTGGCTGCACACAAgctaacacacacaggagagaagccctacctctgctcagactgtgggaagagcttctATACACCAGCAAAGTTGAAAGAGCACGAGCGATCACACACAGAAGAGAACCCTTACGGGTGTGGTCTGTGTGGGAAGATCTTTGCTTGTTCAGGTTCCCTGACTAAACACCAGcgtgtacacacaggagagaagttTTACAGGTGTGGTctgtgtgggaagagctttgcttgTTCGGATTCCCTGACTAAACACAAGCgtgtacacactggagagaaaccttacagctgtgatcagtgtggggaGAGCTTTGCTCGTTTGGGAGCCCTGACTATTCACAAGCGtctacacactggagagaaaccttacagctgtgctcaatgtgggaagagctgCAAAGATGCCACGGCCCTGAATGaacacatgcgtacacacacaggagagaaacctttcccCTGCTAtgtctgtggaatgagtttttcTCGACGAAGCACCCTGAAAGTACACATGCGCagacacacaggtgagaagccttacagctgtgatcaatgtgggaagagatacgcTCATCCAGGTGATTTGAAAATACACATTAGAgtacacaccggagagaaaccatACAGCTGTGaccagtgtgggaagagcttcactCAGTCAACAAACCTGACTAAGCACAGACGTGTTCACTCTGTAGAGAAACCCTAA
- the LOC120035974 gene encoding zinc finger protein 708-like, with translation MDFLLSSSTTGHLKCMDFLLSSTTGHLKCMDFLLSSSTTSHLKCMDFLLSSTTGHLKCMDFLLSSTTGHLKCMDFLLSSSTTSHLKCMDFLLSCHLLHCCCSQQQDNMSGEKETLLDEIEHSLNCLTKDNLLYLCERCGIDGSQVKGKNHRSLRRKILEEMWVNADSVKSEEQGMSWLLRLKDDIRKIQEESTVSPMSHSQSDDDATDCDEEWDMENKDWFLSSGLEAAPENHTPEQWQRGDTSLPPASPLPESPGPASPASTLLLGLKRVSVRLVDCRKILGLSGTTRVGGEEKGYGDSDLMSSRDNPNCRSFSGKDLSSGKAPGLKEIQRPYSCDVCEKSFTQSGNLRRHQRVHTGERPYVCPICGKSFRMSGTLTRHKRTHTGEKPYGCPICGKRFRTSGQLTIHKRTHTGEKPYSCDQCGKSFTQACSLTEHKRTHTGVMFHCSDCEKSFPTSVKLKRHQQTHTGEKPYRCDQCGKSFARAYSLTEHKLTHTGEKPFVCDQCGKRFTNSGTLTLHKPTHTGEKPRSCAIYSCKHCEWSFAHSEDLARHHQRKHMWEGIHVCDQCGKSFASSGDLNIHKRIHTGEKQYVCDQCGKSFSSSGNLNIHKRIHTGEKPYVCDQCGKSFASSGFLTKHKHIHTGEKSYSCEQCEKRYISKGELRTHQLVHPRENSLFLCDRCGKSFTHMGSLNVHMRRHTGEKPYRCDQCGKSFIQPVELKMHQRVHTGEKPYSCDLCRKRFAQSGLLTVHKRTHTGEKRYKCDICGKRFAQSGNLKSHQKTHTGGERTRTGGERTRTGGEKIPTGGERSHSDRGLNHLHTSILSGISSQDPSVDSGQTSQDPSVDSGQTSQDPSVDSGQTSQDPSVDSGQTSQDPSVDSG, from the exons ATGGACTTCCTGCTGTCTTCTTCTACTACAGGTCATCTAAAGTGTATGGACTTCCTGCTGTCTTCTACTACAGGTCATCTAAAGTGTATGGACTTCCTGCTGTCTTCTTCTACTACAAGTCATCTAAAGTGTATGGACTTCCTGCTGTCTTCTACTACAGGTCATCTAAAGTGTATGGACTTCCTGCTGTCTTCTACTACAGGTCATCTAAAGTGTATGGACTTCCTGCTGTCTTCTTCTACTACAAGTCATCTAAAGTGTATGGACTTCCTGCTGTCTTGCCATTTACTGCATTGTTGTTGTTCCCAACAGCAGGACAACATGAGTGGAGAGAAGGAAACTTTGTTGGATGAAATCGAACATAGTTTAAACTGTCTAACCAAGGACAATTTACTTTACCTGTGTGAACGCTGTGGAATAGATGGCTCCCAAGTTAAAGGAAAGAACCATCGCTCGTTGCGCCGTAAAATCTTGGAGGAAATGTGGGTAAATGCAGATTCGGTCAAATCGGAGGAGCAGGGAATGTCTTGGTTACTCCGACTGAAAGATGACATCAGAAAGATACAGGAAGAATCTACTGTGTCACCCATGAGTCACAGCCAGTCTGATGATGATGCTACAGACTGCGATGAAGAATGGGACATGGAAAACAAGGATTGGTTTCTTAGCAGCGGGCTGGAGGCAGCTCCAGAGAACCACACCCCAGAGCAGTGGCAGAGGGGT GACACGTCTCTCCCACCCGCCTCCCCTCTCCCCGAGTCCCCAGGTCCTGCCTCTCCCGCTAGCACATTACTACTGGGTTTGAAGAGGGTGTCTGTGCGGCTGGTCGACTGCAGGAAAATACTGGGGCTGAGTGGAACTACGAGagtaggaggagaagagaagggctATGGAGATTCAGATTTGATGTCATCAA GGGACAACCCTAACTGTCGCTCGTTCAGTGGGAAGGACTTATCATCTGGGAAGGCTCCAGGGTTGAAAGAGATCCAGCgaccttatagctgtgatgtATGTGAGAAGAGTTTCACTCAATCAGGAAACCTACGACGGCACCaaagagtacacacaggagagagaccataTGTCTGTCCTATATGTGGAAAGAGTTTCCGTATGTCAGGAACACTGACTagacacaagagaacacacacaggagagaaaccatatggctgtcCTATATGTGGAAAGCGTTTCCGTACATCAGGACAATTGACTATACACaagcgaacacacactggagagaaaccttatagctgcgatcaatgtgggaagagttttactcaagCTTGTTCCCTGACTGAACACAAGCGAACACACACTGGCGTGATGTTCCACTGCTCAGACTGTGAGAAGAGCTTCCCTACATCAGTGAAGTTGAAACGGCACCAGCAAacgcacacaggagagaaaccttatcgctgtgatcaatgtgggaagagttttgcgaGAGCTTATTCCCTGACTGAACACAAgctaacacacacaggagagaaaccatttgtctgtgatcaatgtgggaagagatttactaaCTCAGGAACACTGACTTTACATAAgccaacacacactggagagaaacctcgTAGCTGTGCTATATACAGCTGTAAGCACTGTGAGTGGAGTTTTGCTCATTCAGAAGACCTAGCAAGACACCACCAGAGAAAACACATGTGGGAGGGTATTCAtgtctgtgatcaatgtgggaagagttttgctagtTCTGGAGACCTGAATATACACAAGCGTATACACACAGGCGAGAAACAATATGTCTGtgatcagtgtggaaagagtttttctaGTTCGGGAAACCTGAATATACACAAGCGTATACACACAGGCGAGAAACCATAtgtctgtgatcaatgtgggaagagctttgcttcATCGGGATTCCTGACTAAACACAAGCATATACACACCGGAGAGAAATCTTACAGTTGTGAACAGTGTGAGAAGAGATACATTTCCAAAGGAGAGTTGAGAACCCACCAGCTTGTACACCCCAGAGAGAACTCTCTTTTCCTGTGCGATcgatgtgggaagagcttcacaCACATGGGATCCCTGAATGTACACATGCGTaggcacacaggagagaaaccctaccgctgcgatcaatgtgggaagagctttatTCAGCCAGTAGAATTGAAAATGCACCAACGAgtgcacactggagagaaaccctacagctgtgATCTATGCAGGAAGAGATTCGCTCAGTCAGGACTGCTGACTgtacacaagagaacacacactggagagaaacgtTATAAATGTGACatatgtgggaagagatttgctCAGTCAGGAAACCTGAAGAGTCATCAGAAAACCCACACAGGCGGAGAGAGAACCCGCACAGGCGGAGAGAGAACCCGCACAGGCGGAGAGAAAATCCCCACAGGTGGAGAGAGAAGTCATTCAGACAGAGGACTGAATCACCTCCACACCTCCATCCTCTCAGGCATCAGTTCTCAGGATCCCTCTGTCGACTCTGGGCAAACATCACAGGATCCCTCTGTCGACTCTGGGCAAACATCACAGGATCCCTCTGTCGACTCTGGGCAAACATCACAGGATCCCTCTGTCGACTCTGGGCAAACATCACAGGATCCCTCTGTAGACTCTGGGTAA